Genomic DNA from Triplophysa rosa linkage group LG6, Trosa_1v2, whole genome shotgun sequence:
CTAAAAAATTAGTATAATGCAGTGACTCTGTTCAAGAATGCCTGCTGTAACTGGATGGACTGAATACTTTTTGGCAACTGCAGCCTTTCTGGCATTTGCAGTCTGTCAAGAAGAATCAGATGTACACAGTACTAATAATGTTGTAGATTTTATTATGAAGGCTTACTTGTGACaaaggttttgtttttttggtcgCCATCCCTCCAATCATGACCATGTTGGGCATCAGCGGCCGTGGAAACTCAAAGGCAAAGTCAAAACGCATAAACCAAAGATCAGCACGGCTCATGATCGCCACCACAGATGTTTTTCTCTGAAGTAAGCGTGAGGCAATCTCATCTGCACGAGTAAACAAATGTCTACACGCCATGGGTTGCATCAGAGTCCTTGCCATGTTTACACTTCTTTGCCAAAAACTCATACGGTTAGTAAAATGAGTTAAAGGTTGTGGAACATAAGAGGATGGACTTGGGCATTTACTTGCAAGACTGTCAACTCCACATGGAAGGTTTATTTGCATATAAATAGCTGGAATGGAGAGATATTCACCCACAATAACTCCAACAGGCTCAAATGGATCTGTGAGAATAGCGTCAAAGTTGTAGTCTTTCAGTTTCTTCATCAGGTGCTTGTTAAAGAGCAGACTCTCTGCACTCCTCACAATAAAACTTTGTAGTAAATCCAGAGAAATGAAGAATGTCTGGATCCTGGCCAGGTCTGTAGACATATCAATACTCAAAATATTGTTCAGTTGATTTGCTAAGTCCTCTTCTACCTCAGCTTTAGTGTAGGGCACTGGGTAAGTAAGAGTGGTGGTATGTTCTGATGGACCCATGCTCATACTCGCCTCTGGGATGACAACCAACACCTGGTTCCCTCTCCTCCCCAGCTCCTCCACAATAGGCTTCATGCCAATCCAGTGGCTTCCATCTGATGGAATAACCAACAGCTTTCCAGCTTCGGACGAACCAAAGAGGAACAAAATCAAGAGCAACCGTACGGTAATCATTCTAACAGTGGTGTGAAAAAAGTCAACATCTGAATGAGATTAAGGAACTATGACGCCCACACAATGTTACCGTCCAGGTTAAAgtactacattttaaaatgagccTGGACTGCATTCAAATGAATGTTAGTGTTTGCAGCTAGCAGGACATGCTCAGACCACTATAAACTATTAATATTTGATTCAtcttaataaaacaacaaatatttaccCCTTGCCATTATAAAGTATAGAAATATGGTTTAGGAAAAAGTGAAACAATATGCACTGCTCATAAAGTAAACCTTTCAGCATTCTGTAAATGTGTGAACAAATGCTCTATTTAAATGCTATTTTCAGAAACGTTAGAGTAGAGTTTAACAGTTGCAAAAACTCCCATATATTGCAAGAACGTTTTTACACTCACAAGTGGTGTTTTTTGAGGCAATTCAAAAAAGGAATATTGAAATAGATATTAGAAGTTTATACGTAAACACAAAAAAGCTTTTGTTGTCTGTTTATTGTAATCACCATTGATCTTAGGTTTGGCcaacatatgtacagtatatactaaaTCAGTAATCATGTGAATGTGCAGTCAGGGTAGGAAATAGTTAACAGCAACTTTTCTCACAATGAAAGATGCCAACCTTTAACAAGGGTGAGGCTGCACTTTGCCTTACTGCCCAGAGATAGATAAGCTGCTTTAACGTATCATAGAAGAAGACAAAAAAGCACTTACATCTTTGTGGAGACATGTTTTGTTCTCACAAAAACCTGTACAATTCCAAGCCCACAGATTTTCTGGCTATTTCTCAGCTCATTTTGCAAAGACCCATTAGGGTTCAACTATTCAAACAAAACCCTCTCTATGTGATATATGTGCTGGCTAAAATAttgcttatactgtatgtctctaTTTATGGAGTCATTTGCTTTCATTCAAACGCTACAGTACAAAAAAAGCCAAAGTAAGCATTGCCTGTCAAACTGTAATTGCATATCATAAATGGTTGTAGTAGCCTACGTGAATGAAGTGTCCATGAAATCCACAATTAGAATAATTAGAAGGAGTGTGTAGACGTGCCTATCAGCGGGTTAGTGTTAACAGCTCCAGCAAATCAACACCCTGCTAACTACCCAACCATTTCTGGCATGTTTCATATTACCACTTTAGGTGGGCCTGGCAGTGACTAATAAGCACTAATTTGCTTCAAATGAACACTACACTTTAGAATGTCGGCTGTAACTAGACAGAGAATTCTTAACTTATTGGAAAATGTGTGACCAAGAAAAATCTAATTTCATGACAAGCAGAAAG
This window encodes:
- the LOC130555252 gene encoding UDP-glucuronosyltransferase 1A5-like, with product MITVRLLLILFLFGSSEAGKLLVIPSDGSHWIGMKPIVEELGRRGNQVLVVIPEASMSMGPSEHTTTLTYPVPYTKAEVEEDLANQLNNILSIDMSTDLARIQTFFISLDLLQSFIVRSAESLLFNKHLMKKLKDYNFDAILTDPFEPVGVIVGEYLSIPAIYMQINLPCGVDSLASKCPSPSSYVPQPLTHFTNRMSFWQRSVNMARTLMQPMACRHLFTRADEIASRLLQRKTSVVAIMSRADLWFMRFDFAFEFPRPLMPNMVMIGGMATKKTKPLSQVSLHNKIYNIISTVYI